The Formosa sp. Hel1_33_131 genome window below encodes:
- a CDS encoding sel1 repeat family protein, with product MKKFTSIILFCFISTITFSQDARFEKGLKAFDSKQFMKSFKIMQPYANSGDKVAQFIVGFCYYSKELEIKNDSLAEQYLVKSANQEFGRAMGLLSVVYFEKSSTNPKYKVDALVWAEIAAAYDPIQKGTTTRYLIKAYMSSEELQSAKQILEEKKQTFDKINLEEFNATIPDVGNEKSKKSEIPENKLELMEDPYRDWVSRWKYERFECDTLYYTKSIDTSIINSTISAIETTEEFELWSLYRGKQTENLKLSAEEKSYILKELSTLSNHEWEEHLFPYSSRLDSPQEIQNTFDQTEKLGTEKEKNMCSIVYTFSKPIFLRDSTLVLFLDQKRYRTNYTQLSFSFYSLENNRWQELAVVYKYYESRKN from the coding sequence ATGAAAAAATTTACATCAATAATATTATTTTGCTTCATATCAACAATAACATTTTCACAAGATGCTAGGTTTGAAAAAGGACTGAAAGCTTTTGATTCGAAACAATTCATGAAGTCTTTTAAAATAATGCAGCCATATGCAAATTCAGGTGATAAAGTAGCCCAGTTTATTGTTGGATTTTGTTATTACAGTAAGGAATTAGAAATAAAAAATGACTCACTGGCTGAACAGTATTTAGTTAAATCTGCAAATCAAGAGTTTGGGAGAGCAATGGGATTATTATCTGTTGTGTATTTTGAAAAGAGTTCAACCAATCCAAAATATAAAGTAGATGCTTTGGTCTGGGCTGAAATTGCTGCTGCTTATGACCCGATTCAAAAAGGAACGACCACTAGATATTTAATCAAGGCTTATATGTCTTCTGAGGAGTTACAATCAGCTAAGCAGATACTAGAAGAAAAAAAGCAAACCTTTGACAAAATAAATCTTGAAGAATTCAACGCTACTATTCCTGATGTGGGTAATGAAAAATCCAAAAAGTCTGAGATACCTGAGAATAAATTAGAGCTGATGGAAGATCCTTACAGAGATTGGGTATCAAGGTGGAAATATGAAAGGTTTGAGTGTGACACTCTCTATTATACAAAGTCCATAGACACATCAATAATCAATTCAACGATATCAGCTATTGAGACAACTGAAGAATTTGAATTATGGTCATTATACAGAGGGAAACAAACTGAAAATTTAAAGTTATCAGCTGAAGAAAAGAGTTATATCTTAAAGGAATTAAGCACGCTATCGAATCACGAATGGGAAGAACATCTATTTCCTTACTCTAGTCGTCTTGATAGTCCACAAGAAATTCAAAATACATTCGACCAAACTGAAAAACTAGGAACTGAAAAGGAAAAGAATATGTGCTCTATCGTTTATACCTTCTCAAAACCAATTTTCCTAAGAGATAGTACACTAGTTCTTTTTCTAGACCAAAAAAGATATAGAACGAATTACACTCAACTAAGCTTTAGCTTTTACTCGCTCGAAAACAATCGTTGGCAAGAATTGGCGGTCGTGTATAAGTATTATGAAAGTAGAAAAAATTAA
- a CDS encoding helix-turn-helix domain-containing protein, translated as MSNIKNRLEKNSKQDNSWVERAKYRKENKTWLDISFTIAVRIMSALKANKTADVFPKTQKELAEAMVCSPQYVNKLLKGTENLQLETVTKIEQILNISLIEIPEFQSTLQVEQFRKPAASDELVKKDVVFKIKKTKEKV; from the coding sequence ATGAGCAACATAAAAAATAGACTTGAAAAAAACTCAAAACAAGATAACTCTTGGGTTGAAAGAGCAAAATACCGTAAAGAAAATAAAACTTGGCTAGATATTTCTTTTACGATTGCTGTCAGAATAATGTCTGCTCTTAAAGCAAATAAAACGGCTGATGTGTTTCCAAAAACTCAAAAAGAATTAGCCGAAGCAATGGTTTGTTCACCACAATATGTGAACAAACTATTGAAAGGTACTGAAAACCTGCAATTAGAAACTGTTACTAAAATTGAACAAATACTAAATATTAGTTTAATTGAAATCCCTGAATTTCAATCAACACTTCAAGTTGAGCAATTTAGAAAGCCTGCTGCATCTGATGAGTTGGTTAAGAAAGATGTTGTGTTTAAAATCAAAAAAACAAAGGAGAAAGTTTGA
- a CDS encoding thiol-disulfide oxidoreductase DCC family protein, translated as MQKIVFFDGVCNLCNRSVNFLIKQDKKGLLKFASLQSDFAKSFLPEDLVNSADLDSIVFSDGKKFFTKSSAVLAICKSLGGGFHFFRIGYLLPSFLRNAVYTFIANNRYKWFGKKDQCMIPTADLKERFLD; from the coding sequence ATGCAAAAAATTGTTTTCTTTGATGGCGTTTGTAACCTCTGTAATCGCAGTGTGAATTTCCTCATAAAACAAGACAAAAAAGGCCTTTTAAAATTTGCATCTTTGCAGAGTGATTTTGCGAAGTCCTTTCTGCCTGAAGACTTAGTAAACAGTGCGGATTTAGACAGCATCGTCTTTTCGGATGGGAAAAAATTCTTTACAAAAAGCAGTGCCGTTTTAGCAATTTGTAAATCTTTAGGAGGCGGTTTTCATTTTTTTAGAATTGGGTACCTCCTACCGTCATTTCTTAGAAATGCTGTGTACACATTTATTGCAAACAATCGCTATAAATGGTTTGGCAAAAAAGACCAATGTATGATTCCGACAGCAGATTTAAAAGAACGATTTTTGGATTGA
- a CDS encoding endonuclease MutS2, with the protein MINISKKTLQDLEFESVIQQVATHNVTSLGKIEILGTLPFSKREDVIEALQLTNEFVASFDNENRIPNHGFDAITAELKLIRIENNYLEIDGFRKIASICLTTNILLKFFKKFHEYYPLLHKVSLLLESNKEIPEAINSVVDKFGEIRNDASDTLYGLRKSIQAVRIKINTSFNSALSNYNSLDYLDDIRETVMENRRVLAVKAMYRRKVKGSILGASKTGSIVYIEPDTTQQHQRDLNNLTFEETEEIKRILLELTSFISGYGPLLEDFQLFLTKLDVIYAKAKYAKVIDAILPEVTEHQEIELVDAYHPLLLVANKNEGITTFPQTITMTTESRIIVISGPNAGGKSITLKTVGLLQIMVQSGMLIPVHERSKLCLFDSILSDIGDNQSIENHLSTYSYRLKQMNYFLKKCNKHTLFLIDEFGTGSDPELGGALAETFLEVFYEREAFGIITTHYSNLKLLANELPHIQNANMLFDEKTLLPLYKLVIGQAGSSFTFEVAQKNGIPFSLINRSKKKIERGKIRFDKTISKLQKERSKLEKTERALKQNEIKKSLEADKLETTNAKAKKKLQSYQELFDSNQRLVYLGQKISDLGERYFDNNRKRELMNELFKLVQIDNSKRQKISLKQKKILLAKEIELKKEVGQKVAVIRQQKKQQKEKAALIPPKPKRTLKIGDQVRLEDGRAVGTIDKLEKNKAVVNYGLFTTNVSVDRLEYVNSKK; encoded by the coding sequence ATGATTAATATTTCCAAGAAAACATTGCAGGATTTAGAATTTGAATCCGTAATTCAACAGGTGGCAACTCACAATGTTACAAGCTTGGGGAAAATTGAAATTCTCGGAACACTCCCTTTTTCAAAAAGAGAGGATGTGATTGAAGCGCTACAGCTCACCAACGAATTTGTAGCTTCTTTTGATAATGAAAATCGAATTCCAAACCACGGGTTTGATGCGATCACCGCAGAATTAAAATTAATTCGGATTGAGAATAATTATCTAGAAATAGACGGATTTCGAAAAATAGCAAGCATCTGTTTGACCACAAATATCTTATTGAAATTCTTTAAGAAATTTCATGAATACTATCCGCTTTTACACAAAGTTTCTTTGCTATTAGAATCCAATAAAGAGATCCCAGAAGCCATTAATAGCGTGGTTGATAAATTTGGCGAAATTCGCAACGATGCATCTGATACCTTGTACGGATTGCGTAAATCGATTCAAGCGGTTCGTATAAAAATCAATACCAGTTTCAATTCTGCTTTAAGCAATTATAACAGCTTGGATTATTTGGATGACATCCGTGAAACGGTGATGGAAAACCGACGTGTATTGGCCGTCAAGGCGATGTACCGACGCAAGGTAAAAGGCAGTATTTTGGGGGCTAGTAAAACAGGCAGCATCGTCTATATTGAACCAGATACCACACAACAACACCAACGGGATCTTAATAATTTAACCTTTGAAGAAACCGAAGAAATCAAGCGGATTTTACTTGAGCTTACCAGTTTTATAAGTGGTTACGGCCCCCTCTTAGAAGATTTTCAGTTATTTCTGACAAAATTAGATGTCATCTATGCCAAAGCAAAATATGCCAAAGTAATTGATGCCATTCTTCCAGAAGTTACAGAACATCAAGAAATTGAGCTTGTGGACGCTTACCACCCTTTGTTATTGGTGGCGAATAAAAATGAAGGAATTACCACTTTTCCACAAACAATTACGATGACTACCGAAAGTCGAATCATTGTAATTTCGGGTCCGAATGCTGGGGGGAAAAGTATCACGCTAAAAACGGTTGGACTGCTTCAAATTATGGTGCAATCGGGCATGTTGATACCTGTCCATGAACGGTCTAAACTGTGTTTGTTTGATTCAATTTTAAGTGATATTGGCGATAATCAATCGATTGAAAACCATTTAAGTACGTATAGCTACCGTCTGAAGCAGATGAATTATTTTTTAAAGAAGTGTAACAAGCATACCCTCTTTTTAATTGATGAATTTGGGACGGGAAGTGATCCTGAATTGGGAGGTGCCTTGGCAGAAACTTTTTTGGAAGTGTTTTACGAGCGAGAAGCGTTTGGCATCATTACGACGCATTATAGTAATTTAAAATTATTGGCCAACGAATTGCCACACATTCAGAATGCGAATATGTTGTTTGATGAAAAGACCTTACTACCGTTGTATAAGTTGGTGATTGGACAAGCGGGAAGTTCTTTCACTTTTGAAGTGGCTCAGAAAAACGGCATTCCTTTCAGTTTGATCAATCGGTCTAAAAAGAAAATTGAGCGCGGCAAAATACGGTTTGATAAAACCATTTCGAAGCTTCAAAAAGAACGTTCGAAACTTGAAAAAACCGAACGTGCGCTCAAACAAAATGAAATTAAAAAGAGTTTAGAAGCCGATAAATTAGAGACAACGAATGCCAAGGCAAAGAAAAAACTGCAAAGCTATCAAGAACTTTTTGACAGCAATCAGCGTTTGGTGTATCTGGGACAAAAAATTAGTGATTTAGGTGAACGCTATTTCGATAACAATCGGAAACGCGAATTGATGAACGAACTTTTTAAATTGGTGCAGATTGACAATTCGAAACGTCAAAAAATAAGCCTCAAACAAAAGAAGATTCTTTTGGCAAAAGAAATTGAATTAAAGAAGGAAGTCGGTCAAAAAGTAGCGGTGATTCGCCAACAAAAAAAGCAACAAAAAGAAAAAGCAGCACTGATTCCACCAAAACCAAAACGCACCTTGAAAATTGGAGACCAAGTCCGACTGGAAGATGGCCGCGCGGTGGGTACGATTGATAAATTAGAGAAAAATAAAGCGGTGGTCAATTATGGACTTTTCACAACCAATGTGAGTGTGGACCGCCTTGAATATGTGAATTCTAAAAAATAA
- a CDS encoding uracil-DNA glycosylase, with product MLQLSGTWRSHLEPEFKKPYFETLDVFVHAEYGLHPCYPPFNQIFNAFESCAFEAVKVVIIGQDPYHGEGQANGLCFSVNEGMPHPPSLKNIFKELETDLKLPVPSSGDLSPWANQGVLLLNATLSVRAKEAGSHQKHGWEKFTNEVIKTLSRERSDLVFLLWGSFAKNKIRFIDTEKHTVLQTGHPSPLSANRGYWFGNKHFSKTNEVLKSLGKSPIQWG from the coding sequence ATGTTACAACTCAGCGGGACTTGGCGTTCCCATTTAGAACCAGAATTTAAGAAACCTTACTTCGAGACATTGGATGTTTTTGTGCATGCCGAATATGGTTTACACCCCTGTTATCCCCCTTTTAATCAGATTTTTAATGCGTTTGAAAGCTGTGCGTTTGAAGCGGTTAAGGTTGTCATCATCGGTCAGGATCCCTACCATGGTGAAGGACAGGCCAACGGTTTGTGTTTTTCTGTGAATGAAGGAATGCCGCATCCACCTTCTTTAAAAAATATTTTCAAGGAATTAGAAACGGATTTGAAACTTCCAGTTCCGTCTAGTGGCGATTTAAGTCCGTGGGCAAACCAAGGCGTGTTACTTTTAAATGCAACCTTGAGTGTCCGTGCAAAGGAAGCGGGGAGTCATCAAAAACACGGGTGGGAAAAATTCACAAATGAGGTGATCAAAACACTTTCTAGGGAACGATCGGATTTGGTATTTTTATTATGGGGAAGTTTTGCTAAAAATAAAATTAGATTTATCGATACAGAAAAACATACTGTTTTACAAACGGGACATCCATCGCCTTTGAGTGCCAATCGTGGTTATTGGTTCGGGAATAAGCATTTTAGTAAAACGAATGAAGTGCTGAAATCATTAGGCAAATCGCCCATTCAATGGGGTTAA
- a CDS encoding substrate-binding domain-containing protein → MKNVRIGGVPEHFNYAWYLALKQGHFKPHDINVRWKNYFGGTGQMTKALRDNEIDIAVILTEGIIKDITEGSPCKIVQVFVESPLIWGIHVAEKSAFKKLSDLKGQRAAISRYGSGSHLMAYVNALELGWDTATDLEFEVVKDLDGAVEALTHEKADYFMWEKFTTKPLVDQQTFRRLGDCPTPWPCFVIAVRDEFITNEKETLQAILEVINTITAGFKQIPEIDAIISERYQQKNEDVKNWLELTEWSQENIESSTVEAVQNQLLKLDIISEKLPYNKLVASLED, encoded by the coding sequence ATGAAAAATGTACGCATTGGTGGAGTTCCTGAACACTTCAATTACGCTTGGTATTTGGCTTTAAAACAAGGCCATTTTAAACCCCACGACATCAATGTTCGTTGGAAGAATTATTTTGGTGGTACGGGTCAAATGACCAAAGCACTGCGTGATAATGAAATTGACATCGCTGTGATTCTAACCGAAGGAATTATTAAAGACATCACAGAAGGCAGTCCTTGTAAAATTGTGCAAGTTTTTGTAGAGTCGCCCTTGATTTGGGGAATCCATGTGGCAGAAAAATCCGCATTTAAAAAACTCAGTGACCTCAAAGGCCAACGGGCTGCTATCAGTCGCTATGGCTCTGGATCGCATCTGATGGCGTATGTGAATGCGTTAGAACTTGGATGGGATACAGCAACGGATTTAGAGTTTGAAGTTGTGAAAGATTTGGATGGTGCTGTGGAGGCACTTACACATGAGAAGGCTGATTATTTTATGTGGGAAAAATTTACGACAAAGCCTTTAGTGGATCAACAGACATTCCGACGTTTGGGCGATTGTCCAACGCCGTGGCCTTGCTTTGTGATTGCGGTGCGCGATGAATTTATAACTAATGAAAAGGAAACGCTTCAAGCCATTCTAGAAGTCATCAATACAATCACGGCTGGTTTTAAACAAATCCCTGAAATCGATGCAATTATTTCCGAACGCTATCAGCAAAAAAATGAAGATGTAAAAAATTGGTTAGAGCTTACGGAATGGTCACAAGAAAACATTGAATCTTCTACCGTTGAAGCGGTTCAAAATCAATTGTTGAAATTAGACATCATTTCCGAAAAACTACCCTACAATAAATTGGTTGCCTCTCTAGAAGATTAA
- a CDS encoding nucleoside phosphorylase → MSIKNSELILNSDGSIYHLHLKPSDIADTIIFVGDQERVTEVTKHFDTVDFEVQSREFKTQTGIYKGKRLSVISTGIGPDNIDIVLNELDALVNIDFETREIKANKTSLSIVRIGTSGALQPDIDIDSFVLSGYGMDINGMLQSYKIAAIKHSDIEAAFVKHTQWSPQKPYPVIIENSKILEVKLKSDQTINGLTATCGGFYGPQGRVLRLELQDENINQKIDSFEYNGLRVTNFEMETSAIYGLSKLLGHEACSMNAILANRALGTFSKDPQATIEKLITYTLNKLIS, encoded by the coding sequence ATGTCAATAAAAAATTCTGAACTCATACTCAATTCGGATGGTAGTATTTATCATCTTCATTTAAAACCTTCCGACATTGCGGATACCATCATTTTTGTGGGGGATCAAGAGCGCGTGACTGAAGTGACGAAGCATTTTGATACTGTAGATTTTGAGGTGCAAAGTCGTGAATTTAAAACCCAAACAGGAATTTATAAAGGGAAACGCCTCTCTGTAATTTCTACAGGAATCGGTCCAGATAATATTGATATTGTGCTTAATGAACTGGATGCCTTGGTGAATATTGACTTTGAAACACGAGAAATCAAAGCGAATAAAACAAGTTTATCGATTGTGCGTATTGGAACTTCCGGGGCTTTACAACCTGATATTGATATTGACAGTTTTGTACTGAGTGGGTATGGAATGGATATTAATGGGATGTTACAATCCTATAAAATTGCTGCGATCAAACATTCGGATATCGAAGCTGCTTTTGTGAAACATACGCAATGGAGTCCACAAAAACCCTATCCTGTCATCATTGAAAATTCAAAAATATTAGAAGTAAAATTAAAAAGTGATCAGACCATTAACGGACTGACGGCGACTTGTGGCGGGTTTTACGGACCGCAAGGCCGTGTATTACGCTTGGAATTACAAGACGAAAACATAAATCAAAAAATAGATAGTTTTGAGTATAACGGCTTGAGAGTAACCAATTTTGAAATGGAGACTTCTGCCATTTATGGATTGTCAAAATTATTGGGGCATGAAGCCTGTTCTATGAATGCTATTTTAGCCAACAGGGCTTTGGGGACTTTTAGTAAAGACCCGCAGGCCACTATCGAAAAATTAATAACTTATACGCTGAATAAACTTATTTCTTAG
- a CDS encoding translation initiation factor encodes MDLKDQLKNLFPEHTESPEDLSEVKKTSLWMQDAPIICKYEKRKGKPITIIEGYTGGDKDFKILAKDLKKKFSVGGSFKNDSIIIQGDYRDKIMEFLKELGFNVKRVGG; translated from the coding sequence ATGGATTTAAAAGACCAACTTAAAAACCTATTCCCAGAGCATACCGAAAGTCCCGAAGACCTCTCTGAAGTAAAAAAAACATCCCTTTGGATGCAAGACGCCCCTATTATTTGTAAATACGAAAAACGAAAAGGGAAACCCATCACCATTATTGAAGGCTACACTGGGGGGGATAAAGATTTTAAAATCCTTGCCAAAGATCTCAAAAAGAAGTTCAGTGTGGGTGGCAGTTTTAAAAACGACAGCATCATCATACAAGGCGATTACAGAGATAAAATTATGGAGTTTTTAAAAGAATTGGGATTCAATGTCAAACGTGTTGGGGGCTAA
- a CDS encoding isopenicillin N synthase family dioxygenase — translation MNKIPSVNLSEFLSNDPKVKQKFVDEIGEAYETIGFVALKGHFLDDTLVDTLYSEIKKFFDLPTAQKQSYEVPEIGGQRGYVSFGKESAKGRKEGDLKEFWHFGQYVQDNPELEAEYPKNVEVPELAEFNKVGKETYKMLEKTATYVLRALSIHLGLDEFYFDNYVHNGNSILRPIHYPPIQEEPKNAERAAAHGDINLITLLMGAQGKGLQVQNHDGDWIDAIANPDELMINVGDMLSRHTNNKLKSTIHRVVNPPRELWGTSRYSIPFFLHPISAMKLNVLEDCIDAEHPKQFDDITAGEYLDQRIKELGFAKK, via the coding sequence ATGAACAAAATTCCAAGTGTCAATCTTTCAGAGTTTTTATCCAACGATCCAAAAGTCAAACAAAAATTTGTAGATGAAATTGGTGAAGCATACGAAACAATTGGGTTCGTAGCACTTAAAGGCCATTTTTTGGATGATACTTTAGTGGATACTTTATATTCAGAAATAAAGAAATTTTTTGATTTACCAACAGCTCAAAAACAAAGCTATGAAGTTCCAGAAATTGGAGGACAACGTGGTTATGTATCTTTTGGAAAGGAAAGTGCAAAAGGAAGAAAAGAAGGCGATTTAAAAGAATTTTGGCATTTTGGACAGTATGTGCAAGACAATCCAGAACTCGAAGCAGAATATCCTAAAAACGTAGAAGTTCCAGAGTTGGCTGAATTTAATAAGGTCGGAAAAGAAACGTATAAAATGTTGGAGAAAACAGCTACTTATGTTTTAAGAGCACTGTCCATCCATTTAGGATTGGATGAATTTTATTTTGACAACTATGTGCATAATGGAAATAGCATCTTACGCCCTATTCATTATCCACCCATTCAAGAAGAACCAAAAAATGCAGAACGTGCTGCAGCCCATGGAGATATCAACTTGATTACCTTATTAATGGGGGCACAAGGAAAAGGACTGCAAGTTCAAAATCATGATGGCGATTGGATTGATGCCATCGCAAATCCAGATGAATTAATGATCAATGTGGGCGATATGCTCTCGCGTCATACCAATAATAAATTAAAATCAACCATCCACCGTGTGGTGAATCCACCACGAGAACTATGGGGTACTTCGCGCTATTCGATTCCTTTTTTCTTGCACCCTATCAGTGCTATGAAATTAAACGTCTTAGAGGACTGTATTGATGCCGAACACCCAAAACAATTTGATGACATCACTGCGGGCGAATATTTGGATCAACGTATTAAAGAATTAGGATTCGCCAAAAAATAA
- a CDS encoding alpha-ketoacid dehydrogenase subunit alpha/beta: MLKSRLIEDKMLILLRQGKISKWFSGIGQEAISVGVTLALNSDEYILPMHRNLGVFTTREIPLYRLFSQWQGKANGFTKGRDRSFHFGTQDYKIIGMISHLGPQLGVADGIALSHILKKEPKLTAVFSGDGGTSEGDFHEALNVASVWNLPVLFCIENNGYGLSTPSNEQYNCESIADRGVGYGMESHVIEGNNVMEVFSKLDTIAKSVRLNPRPVLIEFKTFRMRGHEEASGTKYVAQELLDAWAEKDPISNFEIYLLQEKVITETEIEDFKAAYKKEIQDGLQTASEEPAIIPDLETELADVYKSFEYKETKPTSNQETKRLIDAISDGLRQSMEVHPDLVIMGQDIAEYGGVFKITENFVEQFGKARVRNTPICESAIVEAAMGLSIAGIKSVVEMQFADFVSSGFNPVVNYLAKSHYRWGQAADIVVRMPCGASVAAGPFHSQTNEAWFTKTPGLKVIYPAFPYDAKGLLATAINDPNPVLFFEHKALYRSIRHEVPTDYFTLPFGVASTLKKGTDVTIISYGAAVHWALETLEKHPHISADLIDLRSLQPLDFEAILASVKKTNKAIIVQEDSLFGSIASDISSQLMEQAFEFLDAPVKRVASIETPIPFASQLEQQYLAKRTFEHELMELLAY; the protein is encoded by the coding sequence ATGTTGAAATCCAGACTTATCGAGGATAAAATGTTGATATTACTCCGACAAGGAAAAATATCAAAATGGTTTTCAGGGATTGGACAAGAAGCCATTTCTGTTGGGGTCACATTGGCCTTGAACTCCGATGAATACATCCTTCCAATGCACCGTAATTTAGGAGTGTTTACAACGCGAGAAATTCCCTTATACCGTTTGTTTTCTCAATGGCAAGGAAAAGCCAACGGCTTTACAAAAGGGCGGGACCGTTCGTTTCATTTTGGAACCCAAGATTATAAAATTATTGGAATGATTTCGCATTTAGGGCCTCAGCTTGGGGTTGCCGATGGGATTGCACTTTCTCATATATTAAAAAAAGAACCTAAATTGACTGCTGTATTTTCAGGAGATGGCGGGACGAGCGAAGGCGATTTCCACGAAGCGCTGAATGTGGCTTCTGTTTGGAATTTACCCGTTTTATTTTGCATTGAAAATAATGGCTATGGACTTTCGACCCCGTCTAATGAACAATATAATTGTGAATCCATTGCCGATCGTGGCGTGGGCTATGGAATGGAATCTCATGTGATTGAAGGCAATAATGTGATGGAAGTGTTTTCTAAATTAGATACCATTGCAAAAAGTGTTCGACTCAATCCACGACCTGTTTTGATTGAATTTAAAACATTCAGAATGCGAGGCCATGAAGAGGCGAGTGGGACGAAATATGTTGCTCAAGAGCTGTTAGATGCGTGGGCTGAAAAAGATCCTATCTCTAATTTTGAGATCTATCTTCTTCAAGAAAAAGTAATTACAGAAACTGAAATAGAGGATTTTAAAGCGGCCTATAAAAAAGAAATTCAAGACGGATTGCAAACGGCTTCTGAGGAACCTGCGATCATTCCAGATTTAGAAACGGAGCTCGCAGATGTTTATAAATCGTTTGAATATAAAGAAACGAAACCCACATCAAACCAAGAAACAAAACGATTGATTGATGCCATTTCGGATGGCCTTCGTCAGTCCATGGAAGTACATCCCGATTTGGTGATTATGGGACAAGACATTGCCGAATATGGAGGGGTTTTTAAAATCACAGAAAATTTTGTCGAACAGTTTGGAAAAGCACGCGTTCGGAATACACCCATTTGTGAATCTGCGATTGTGGAAGCAGCGATGGGCTTGTCCATTGCGGGCATCAAATCAGTGGTTGAAATGCAATTTGCAGATTTTGTAAGTTCAGGATTTAATCCGGTGGTTAATTATTTAGCAAAATCCCATTACCGATGGGGGCAAGCAGCGGATATTGTGGTCCGTATGCCTTGTGGAGCCAGCGTGGCTGCTGGGCCTTTTCATTCCCAAACCAACGAAGCTTGGTTTACAAAAACCCCTGGTCTAAAAGTGATATATCCCGCCTTTCCTTACGATGCAAAAGGCTTGTTGGCAACCGCCATCAACGATCCTAATCCAGTCTTGTTTTTTGAGCATAAAGCCTTGTACAGAAGCATAAGGCATGAGGTGCCTACAGATTATTTTACGCTGCCGTTCGGTGTTGCTTCAACACTCAAAAAGGGTACGGATGTTACCATTATTTCTTATGGAGCTGCAGTACATTGGGCATTGGAAACTTTAGAGAAACATCCGCATATATCCGCGGATTTAATAGATTTAAGAAGTTTGCAACCCTTAGATTTTGAAGCCATATTAGCGTCCGTTAAAAAAACCAATAAAGCCATTATAGTACAAGAAGACTCGTTGTTTGGAAGTATTGCTTCTGATATTTCGTCCCAATTGATGGAACAAGCGTTTGAGTTTTTAGATGCACCTGTCAAACGAGTGGCAAGTATAGAAACTCCCATTCCATTTGCAAGTCAGCTAGAACAGCAGTATCTTGCAAAGCGAACTTTTGAGCATGAATTAATGGAGTTACTAGCGTATTAA
- a CDS encoding sterol desaturase family protein — protein sequence MEYLELFLNAFMGTVQWTWKSICFEVPWTQNYFWGLIAISLIVWGIEMIFPWRKQQSVFRKDFFLDGFYMFFNFFIFSMLISGVYKIITKIAVDAFQISPNAIALVDLSNFSPLLQLLIFFVVLDFVQWLTHIILHRFSFLWKFHKVHHSVKEMGFAAHLRYHWMENILYKPFKVIALMLLGGFEPEQAFIIHFIAISIGHLNHANIKLDYGPLKYVFNNPVMHLYHHAQAIPKGFKTGVNFAISLSLWDYIFKTNYVPTPDKNLVLGYSDDQQMPSGFFGQLFYGFKKGD from the coding sequence ATGGAGTATTTAGAATTGTTTTTAAACGCCTTTATGGGAACCGTACAGTGGACTTGGAAATCCATTTGTTTTGAGGTGCCTTGGACGCAAAATTATTTTTGGGGTCTGATAGCGATCTCATTAATTGTGTGGGGAATTGAAATGATTTTTCCTTGGCGCAAACAACAATCAGTTTTTAGAAAAGATTTTTTTCTTGATGGGTTTTATATGTTTTTCAACTTTTTCATCTTTAGTATGTTGATTAGTGGAGTGTATAAAATCATCACCAAAATTGCAGTCGATGCGTTTCAGATTTCTCCAAATGCCATTGCCCTCGTTGATTTGTCTAATTTTTCACCCCTACTTCAATTATTGATTTTCTTTGTTGTTCTCGATTTTGTACAATGGTTGACACATATCATATTACACCGTTTTTCGTTTTTATGGAAATTTCATAAAGTGCACCACTCAGTAAAAGAAATGGGGTTTGCGGCACATTTGCGCTACCATTGGATGGAGAATATTCTTTACAAACCGTTCAAAGTGATTGCGTTAATGTTATTGGGAGGCTTTGAACCTGAGCAAGCATTTATCATTCACTTTATTGCCATTTCAATTGGACACCTGAACCATGCGAATATCAAATTAGATTATGGTCCTTTAAAATATGTATTTAACAACCCCGTGATGCATTTATATCACCATGCACAGGCAATTCCTAAAGGATTTAAAACTGGAGTTAATTTTGCAATCAGCTTAAGTTTGTGGGATTATATTTTTAAAACCAACTATGTGCCAACGCCAGATAAAAATCTTGTGTTAGGTTACAGCGATGACCAACAAATGCCATCTGGGTTTTTTGGTCAGTTGTTTTATGGGTTTAAAAAAGGAGATTAA